One stretch of Euwallacea similis isolate ESF13 chromosome 6, ESF131.1, whole genome shotgun sequence DNA includes these proteins:
- the Arfip gene encoding arfaptin-2, with protein MSQLKHSNSVSGEKTSIHDMLKDTPAHESKNSLPTNSGAPAYSRSATNTLSNSTSSPAILTPSSPTQDSDSTILKTSSRIENLKNWSISTYKCTKQLMFEKLGKTARTHDAELETQIDQLRETQKKYINILRLARALTSHFYHVVQTQHALGEAFSDLAQKSPELQEEFLYNSETQRSLTKNGETLLGALNFFISSVNTLCHKTIEDTLQSIRLYEAARIEYDAYRTDLESLSTKPEGTIGLEEAQQGYELHRQNFMKLRAEVAIKMKFLDENRIKVMHKQLLLFHNAISAYFSGNQQALEATLKQFNIKVKTPNSTFPSWLEQ; from the exons ATGTCGCAGCTGAAACATTCAAACTCTGTTAGTGGTGAGAAGACAAGTATTCATGATATGCTGAAAGACACTCCGGCCCATGAAAGCAAAAACAGCCTTCCTACGAATTCCGGAGCCCCTGCATATTCGCGCTCAGCGACAAATACTCTGTCCAATAGTACTAGTTCCCCAGCAATTCTAACACCTTCTTCTCCAACTCAAGATAGTGACTCAACAATACTTAAAACTTCCTCGAGGATTGAGAATCTTAAGAATTGGTCTATATCCACGTACAAATGTACTAAACAActtatgtttgaaaaattaggaaaaactgCAAGAACCCACGATGCAG AACTTGAAACTCAAATAGATCAACTCAGGGAAACGCAGAAGAAGTATATAAACATTTTGCGCTTAGCCAGGGCATTAACAAGCCATTTTTATCATGTGGTACAAACCCAGCATGCCTTAGGGGAAGCATTTTCTGATCTTGCTCAAAAATCACCAGAGCTACAGGAAGAGTTTCTGTATAATTCTGAAACACAACGAAGTCTAACAAAAAATGGGGAAACTCTGTTAGGAgcattgaatttctttatttcttcaGTCAACACTTTGTGTCATAAAACAATTGAAGATACCCTTCAGAGTATTCGACTGTATGAAGCTGCAAGAATTGAGTATGATGCTTATCGCACAGATTTGGAATCTCTTTCAACCAAACCAGAAGGAACCATAGGATTAGAGGAAGCACAACAAGGCTATGAATTGCATAGGCAAAATTTCATGAAGCTTCGAGCTGAAGTTGCTATTAAAATGAAGTTTCTTGATGAAAACAGG ATTAAAGTGATGCATAAACAATTGCTTCTGTTCCATAATGCTATATCAGCCTATTTTTCTGGGAATCAACAAGCATTAGAAGCCActttgaaacaatttaatattaaggTAAAAACCCCTAATTCAACTTTTCCTTCATGGCTAGAACAATAG
- the LOC136409584 gene encoding hrp65 protein-like isoform X1 has protein sequence MDVKNTGNTGRNEEIACQLLPIFVVSPVCCVFVFDCLIFLNLRAYLLTRQLSRSLNNFVKMAEQPEIKNVVKQEGSEENREPSGNSNFGGPQRRGRGGSRFSGGRGGGNQNFSGEMSEQPLEIEPPAGLKQENVDQIGNDGGPNFGGMRRGRGGGSRFSNGPGHQRGGFRNRGPAGDRNDLNSNHQEFRGRGRGRGGFRGGRGGGEGGRGGNQDDLGDGEGGGFRRGPIDKVADRISSFQGPSFDLPPIDVHEKKFNGRNRLYLGNISNEVTDEDLMELFKLYGETAEIFLNKEKNFGFIKLDYHANAEKAKRELDGTMLKGRTLKIRFAPNSATIKVKNLTPYVTNELLYFAFSPFGEIEKAHVGVDERGKPTGEGYIHFARKFSATTAIKKCSEGCYFLSTSLQPVIVEAFEVVDDIDGYSDKNINRKHPEFLKEREHPPRLAHPNSFEFEYGQRWKALFELHQQKEEALKKELQLEKEKLIAQMEYAKYEHETELLRNQLRARELDKERQKREWEMKERMAEEERVRQEDVMRRQQEELEARMMASQEDMRRRQQENNLFLQAHNLDSLLDQQEQAFDQPSYGGVNDNMGGGVDMEPKQFMSSYERHNRYEGREGQGRASNAGRGHWVSDNRRAGNQDDYQSKRRRF, from the exons ATGGATGTTAAAAATACTGGCAACACTGGTCGAAACGAAGAAATAGCATGTCAACTTCTCCCGATTTTCGTCGTTTCGCCGGTGTGTTGCGTTTTCGTGTTTGactgcttaatttttttgaatttacgTGCATATCTATTAACGCGACAATTATCGAGAAGTCTCAATAACTTTGTGAAGATGGCAGAGCAGCCTGAAATAAAGAACGTGGTTAAACAAGAAGGATCTGAGGAGAACAGGGAGCCAAGCGGTAACAGTAATTTTGGGGGTCCGCAAAGGCGTGGACGCGGTGGGAGTCGCTTTAGTGGAGGCCGTGGCGGTGGAAATCAAAAT TTTTCAGGAGAAATGTCTGAACAACCTTTAGAAATTGAGCCTCCTGCGGGTTTGAAACAAGAAAACGTGGATCAAATTGGGAACGATGGCGGCCCTAATTTTGGTGGCATGAGGCGAGGACGGGGTGGAGGATCACGTTTCAGCAATGGTCCCGGACATCAAAGAGGTGGATTTAGAAAT AGGGGCCCTGCTGGTGATAgaaatgatttaaattctAATCATCAAGAGTTTAGAGGAAGAGGACGTGGCAGAGGCGGTTTCCGAGGTGGACGTGGAGGTGGTGAAGGTGGTCGTGGGGGGAATCAAGATGATCTAGGTGATGGAGAGGGTGGTGGTTTCCGCAGAGGTCCTATTGACAAGGTAGCAGATAGAATTTCATCATTCCAAGGACCCAGTTTTGACTTGCCTCCAATTGATGTgcatgaaaagaaatttaatggtAGAAACCGTTTGTACCTGGGGAACATTTCTAATGAAGTCACTGATGAAGATTTAATGgaacttttcaaactttatGGGGAAACTGCtgaaattttccttaataaaGAAAAGAACTTTGGGTTCATTAAGTTGGATTATCACGCAAATGCTGAGAAAGCCAAGAGAGAATTGGATGGAACAATGCTGAAGGGTAGAACTTTGAAAATTAGGTTTGCTCCCAACAGTGCCACTATCAAAGTGAAGAATTTAACTCCATATGTTACAAATGAGCTTCTGTATTTTGCATTCAGTCCATTTGGTGAGATTGAAAAAGCCCATGTAGGTGTTGACGAAAGGGGAAAGCCAACAGGTGAAGGTTATATTCACTTTGCAAGGAAATTTTCAGCCACtacagcaataaaaaaatgtagtgaAGGATGCTATTTCTTATCTACATCTCTACAACCTGTAATTGTTGAAGCGTTTGAAGTTGTTGATGACATTGATGGGTATTCTGACAAGAATATCAACAGAAAACATCCGGAGTTTTTGAAAGAGCGTGAGCATCCCCCCAGACTAGCCCATCCCAAcagttttgaatttgaatatgGTCAAAGATGGAAGGCTCTCTTTGAACTTCATCAGCAAAAAGAAGAGGCTTTGAAGAAGGAACTGCAACTTGAGAAAGAAAAGTTGATTGCTCAGATGGAGTATGCTAAATATGAACATGAAACTGAGTTGCTAAGAAATCAGCTGAGGGCGCGAGAGTTGGATAAGGAACGTCAGAAGCGGGAATGGGAAATGAAGGAACGTATGGCCGAAGAGGAGCGTGTCCGACAGGAAGACGTCATGCGAAGGCAGCAAGAAGAGCTTGAAGCCAGGATGATGGCTTCCCAGGAAGATATGAGACGCAGACAGCAAGAAAACAACTTGTTTTTACAGGCTCATAACTTGGACAGTCTTCTTGACCAGCAGGAACAAGCATTTGACCAACCTAGCTATGGAGGAGTGAATGATAATA
- the LOC136409589 gene encoding mitochondrial import inner membrane translocase subunit Tim10 B: MEPDPGAVRNFKDFLQLYNKMTEMCFQRCVVNVHVRKLDSEETKCVDNCSQKFITYNNRLMQSFVKAQGEIVNKRVKEAEEQQQILENQQKSAENQRQKELETQSKDILESTVGKEVSVTS; the protein is encoded by the exons ATGGAACCAGATCCTGGAGCAGTGAGAAAC TTTAAGGATTTTCTACAACTATATAACAAAATGACTGAAATGTGCTTCCAAAGGTGCGTAGTCAATGTGCATGTAAGGAAACTTGATTCTGAAGAAACGAAATGTGTTGATAATTGCTCCCAAAAGTTTATCACCTATAACAATAGGCTGATGCAGAGTTTTGTTAAAGCACAAGGGGAAATAGTCAATAAAAGGGTGAAAGAAGCTGAGGAGCAGCAACAGATCTTAGAAAATCAACAGAAATCAGCAGAGAACCAACGGCAAAAAGAATTGGAAACTCAAAGTAAAGATATTCTGGAGAGTACTGTTGGTAAAGAGGTGTCAGTTACTAGCTGA